One bacterium genomic window, CAGCCAGACTGAAAACCTCACCGTTAATAGTTACATTCCCTTCGGGGAGAATTTCAAAGCCGGCCCGATCCCATTTGGCATTGATATCCAACTGGCCGGCCGCTTTGGTCGCTACGGGATTGATGCTTTTAAGGAAGGCCTTGGAAAGCGGTGATTCGGGAGAGAAATCCCCTCGAAAGAGCTTCAGGGTGTTGAATTCTATGGACTCAGACATCCGGTCGATCTCGGATAAAATCTGATCCATCTCTACTTGAATCTGGGCCCGGTCAGAATCAACATAGGTTCCGTTAGCCACTTGAACGGATAGGGTCCTCATCCGTTGGGTCATTACCTGAATCTCTTCCAGGGCTGCTTCAGCCGTCTGGATGACTGAAACACCGTCATTGGCGTTGCGAATAGATTGCTGAAGGCCTGAGACCTGGGTTCGCAGTTTTTCTGAGATAGCCAGGCCGGCCGCATCATCGGCTGCCCGATTAATTCGGTAGCCAGAAGAAAGTTTCTCAATATTTCGGTTAATGTTAAAATCAGTATCTAAAAGGTGTCTGTGGGCGTAAACGGCACTGATGTTATGAATTATACTAAGATTTCCTACAGCCATAATTACTCATCCTCCTTGATCTCTTTATCTTAATCCTCCCTGATTAAGATGTCCCTCCCCCTTCTATCATTGCAACTGCTTAGGCATTAATTACCTGAGTAGTTACCTGTCATTATCACCTCCTTAGTCATAAATACCATTACCTTGAAGTCAAGGGGTTAAGGGCTCAAGCGCTGCAGGGCACTTAAACCCTTAGGTCTAAGGTTCTATGAATATCTCCTAAGGCATCCGAACCCTCAACTCCTTGCCTTCGCCTTGGTTAATTGCCCAATAAAAAAGGCTTATCTTGATAAGAATGTTTATTCTTACCAGGATAAGCCTTCTTCGCCCTTTAAGGACACTATCTATCTCTTAACCGGGCTCCATCCCCTTACTAATAAACATCCTTGTTAATATCACCTCCAGTTTTTTAAAACTTTTTGTCTCGGCTGCCCTTTATTTACGCCCATAAAGGTAGCAGCTACCCACTCACCCTCGTGGTAAAATTTAATAATCCGCTCTTAATGTCCTCCAATGATTCAAAGACTCGCCCTGGGCCCGAAATTTTAGATAGCTTAAATAGCTTATATGCCTCATGGCTATTTTTAACAGAAACTCTTCTATCTTCTTCTGAGCCCGTGTCATCGTCATCTTCTCCTTGTCTACATCTACCACCTCTGTTTATTATATCGGCAAATACCAGGAGAAGGTTTAGCCCTATTTTTAGTCTGGCCATGTTACCAAAGCGTCAATTGTTCCTCTTTTGGCTCGGCTTTTTTAGCTTTACGGGATGGTATATCTAATTGTTGGGTAAGATGGCCAGGGATATCAGCTAAAAAAGGTGACGGCTGTTGCACCTGCTTCTGGCCATAAAGATAGCGCTGCCGGGCGTGAAATAGATAGAGATGTTTTTGGGCCCTGGTCAGACCCACGTAGAAGAGCCGACGTTCCTCCTCTGTCGATGGCGGCATTAATGATTGGCTATCCGGACCATCCAAACTCGGCACCCGGAACTCGGAACTCGAAACTGATTTAATATACGGAATAAGCCCGGCTTCGACCCCACAGATAAATACTACCGGAAATTCAAGTCCTTTGGCGGCATGGAGGGTCATCAGAGCCACGGCATTGGCCCGTTCATCAAAGGTGTCTGTCTCTCCTACCAGGGCTATCTCTTCCAAAAACATCTTGAGAGAAGTCGCCGGAGGATAACGGTTAAAAGGGGTGGCCATCGCCAGTAATTCCAGGAGAGGCTCGCTTTCCTCCGTATTTTTTCCCTCCGGATTCGTCTCTGTCAGGACCTTTCGAACCAATGCCTCTGCCTTCAGATCAGCACCGGCGGCCTTAAGTTGTTCCAGGAGAGAAGCAAATTTCCGGATGGCTTTTCTCTGGGATAATGATAAATTCCCCTGGCTCCGGAACTCAGTCAAGGTCGGTTCTTCGGCCAGAACTTGAGAGATTGCCTGGTAGAGGCTGATATGTTCAGACTCAGCCAACCCTTCCAGGGCAGTAATGGTCTGAACCCACTCGGGAAGGCCAATACTCCAGGCCGGTTTATTAAGAATTTGCAGGAGGCTGACCGAGTCTTCCGGGTTATTGATAACCTTCAGATAAGCCAGCATATCCGCCACCTCTTCCTGATCCACCAACCGCGTTCCACCCACTACCTGGTAGGGTATACCGGCTGAGGTAAAAGCTTCGGCGATGACATCCTTTTGAGCATTAAGTCGGTAAAGTACGGCAAAATCCGAAAAGCAATATGCCCTCTCCTCTCCTGAATTTATCCGGCGGCTATCTATCGACCAAAAGCTGCTTCCTCCGATCATCTTTTCAATCTCATGGACAATGCCTTTCGCCTCAGCCCGCTCGTCCCAAACAGGGCAAACCCATATTCTGGCTCCCTCTTCGTTTTCAGTCCACAATTCCTTTTCCAGCCGCTGGGAGGTTTTTTGAATTACCTTCCCAGCCACTTCCAGGATGGTTTTGGTGGAACGATAGTTCTGCTCCAACCTGACCACTTTGGCTTCCGGATAGTCCTTTTGGAAATCTAAAAAGTTTTGGATATTGGCCCCGCGAAAGGCATAGATGGCCTGATCCGCATCACCAATAACGCAAAGATTCCGGTATTTTTTACTTAGTTGTTGAACCCATTGATATTGGGCTAGATTGATGTCCTGGTATTCATCTACCATAAGATAGAGAAAACGGTCCTGACATTCTTCAAGCACCTGGGGCCTTTCTTGCCAGAGTCGAACCAGGGAAAGGATAAGGTCGTCCAGGTCCAGGGCATTATTTTCGCGAAGGCGGGTCTGATATTCTTGGTATATTTCCGGGAAATAAGGCCCAGCCGCGCTGTCAAGCTGCTCAGGGGCGATAAGCTGATTTTTGGCCTCGGATATCTTTTTTCTAAGGGATGCCGGAGATTGCTTACACTGAGGATAATGGGAGAGGATTCTTTTGAGAAGGGATAATTCTTCCCTCTGGCCGTAGATTCCAAAATCCGAGGTCCAGCCGAGGGGTGAAATGAACTGCCGGAGGAGGCGGCTACTTATGGCATGAAAGGTTCCCACGGTCAGTGCCTCCAGCCTGGTTCCCACAAGCCTTTTGATCCGCTCTTTCATTTCATGGGCGGCCTTATTGGTAAAGGTAACCGCCATGACGGCTGAGGCAGGGACCTTTTTCTCAGCTAAAAGATAAGCCAGGCGATAGGACAGGGTCCTGGTTTTACCTGTCCCGGCCCCAGCCACAATCAATATTGGCCCTTCTGTGGTTCGGACAGCCTCTTGTTGTTGGGGATTCAACTCATCGAGCAGAT contains:
- a CDS encoding UvrD-helicase domain-containing protein produces the protein MSYLLDELNPQQQEAVRTTEGPILIVAGAGTGKTRTLSYRLAYLLAEKKVPASAVMAVTFTNKAAHEMKERIKRLVGTRLEALTVGTFHAISSRLLRQFISPLGWTSDFGIYGQREELSLLKRILSHYPQCKQSPASLRKKISEAKNQLIAPEQLDSAAGPYFPEIYQEYQTRLRENNALDLDDLILSLVRLWQERPQVLEECQDRFLYLMVDEYQDINLAQYQWVQQLSKKYRNLCVIGDADQAIYAFRGANIQNFLDFQKDYPEAKVVRLEQNYRSTKTILEVAGKVIQKTSQRLEKELWTENEEGARIWVCPVWDERAEAKGIVHEIEKMIGGSSFWSIDSRRINSGEERAYCFSDFAVLYRLNAQKDVIAEAFTSAGIPYQVVGGTRLVDQEEVADMLAYLKVINNPEDSVSLLQILNKPAWSIGLPEWVQTITALEGLAESEHISLYQAISQVLAEEPTLTEFRSQGNLSLSQRKAIRKFASLLEQLKAAGADLKAEALVRKVLTETNPEGKNTEESEPLLELLAMATPFNRYPPATSLKMFLEEIALVGETDTFDERANAVALMTLHAAKGLEFPVVFICGVEAGLIPYIKSVSSSEFRVPSLDGPDSQSLMPPSTEEERRLFYVGLTRAQKHLYLFHARQRYLYGQKQVQQPSPFLADIPGHLTQQLDIPSRKAKKAEPKEEQLTLW